From one Triticum aestivum cultivar Chinese Spring chromosome 4B, IWGSC CS RefSeq v2.1, whole genome shotgun sequence genomic stretch:
- the LOC123094929 gene encoding phosphatidylinositol transfer protein 2, translating to MVQIKEFRIIMPMSMEEYEIGLSYTIIKMEQHNTNGKEGVEVLQQVPFEDEKLGEGQFTSKVYHLQSKIPSWMKGFASASSLAVHEDSWSAYPKSRTVIKCPLFSKCSLTIDTVIRPDNGCSENAHNLNSQQLAAREVEIVDIASVSRDYWSKVITAPKVDLTTFKSQRTDRGPLLNGWMDSCRPVMTIYKLVVMDAPIWGLGERLEDCLIAGERALFLACHRLCFAWIDEWYGMTMEQIREMERHTDLLLKKTLKKAAKPGSKHEGKRKSLKDEIAVVGSCT from the exons ATGGTTCAGATCAAGGAATT CCGAATCATCATGCCTATGTCGATGGAGGAG TATGAGATAGGGCTCAGCTACACCATCATCAAGATGGAGCAGCACAACACAAATGGCAAGGAGGGCGTGGAAGTGCTGCAGCAGGTCCCTTTTGAGGATGAGAAACTGGGCGAGGGCCAATTCACCTCGAAAGTTTATCATTTGCAGag CAAAATTCCATCTTGGATGAAGGGCTTTGCATCCGCGAGTTCTCTGGCTGTGCATGAGGACTCGTGGTCCGCGTATCCAAAGAGCAGAACAG TGATCAAG TGCCCGCTTTTTAGCAAGTGTTCACTGACGATTGACACTGTGATAAGACCTGACAACGGCTGCTCTGAAAAT GCGCACAATCTAAACAGCCAGCAGCTAGCTGCAAGAGAGGTGGAGATCGTCGACATCGCGTCAGTATCGCGGGACTACTGGAGCAAGGTGATCACTGCTCCAAAAGTCGACCTCACAACTTTCAAGTCCCAACGGACGGACCGAGGCCCTCTTTTGAATGGGTGGATG GATTCATGCCGTCCCGTGATGACCATATACAAGCTGGTGGTCATGGATGCTCCCATCTGGGGCCTGGGCGAACGGCTCGAAGACTGCCTCATCGCG GGGGAGAGGGCGCTGTTTCTGGCGTGCCACCGGCTGTGCTTCGCGTGGATAGACGAGTGGTACGGCATGACCATGGAGCAGATCCGGGAGATGGAGAGGCACACGGACCTACTCCTCAAGAAG ACACTGAAAAAGGCTGCAAAACCTGGGAGCAAGCACGAGGGCAAGAGGAAGTCCCTCAAAGACGAAATCGCCGTCGTGGGGAGCTGCACATAG